Proteins from one Bradyrhizobium roseum genomic window:
- a CDS encoding DUF6352 family protein translates to MREFWVASGHHLTRRADHGGLVATPELVMAYLARPELMPPADACDAERDLHASLMADPLRAVSGADIERLADADARENWSFMMSFRDRLLAAPSLESVYVALARKGAGDLPPIFLSQLCHLILRNALEGCEDPYTLRAAELFYRSQLAAVHDGTLLLADAEVIEAEQLARHDLHSSPLTAMLQQPKTFGEMDVMDDENAWTYWSRSDAHAMVMNLGGNAKARAALCRVIERWIAHLLGVAVNVETTASIEDRDWRWFIGLDSEATRIGNALWRGERMDGGVAERIVALMRLSFEDARLVDERVGAKPVYLILAMGADKVVRLKPQNLIAGLPLAAATAT, encoded by the coding sequence ATGAGAGAATTCTGGGTCGCCTCGGGCCATCATCTCACGCGTCGCGCTGATCACGGCGGCCTGGTTGCGACGCCTGAACTCGTCATGGCCTATCTGGCGCGGCCTGAACTGATGCCGCCGGCGGACGCCTGCGATGCCGAGCGCGATCTGCATGCCAGCCTGATGGCCGACCCGCTGCGCGCCGTGTCGGGCGCGGACATCGAGCGGCTCGCCGACGCTGATGCACGCGAAAACTGGTCCTTCATGATGAGCTTTCGCGATCGGCTGCTGGCGGCGCCGTCGCTCGAGTCGGTTTATGTCGCGCTGGCCCGCAAGGGGGCCGGCGACCTGCCGCCGATCTTCCTGTCGCAACTCTGCCACCTGATCCTGCGCAACGCCCTCGAAGGCTGCGAGGATCCCTATACGCTGCGCGCGGCGGAATTGTTCTATCGCAGCCAGCTGGCGGCCGTTCACGACGGCACGCTGCTGCTGGCCGATGCGGAAGTGATCGAGGCCGAGCAGCTTGCCCGGCACGACCTGCATTCATCGCCGCTGACGGCGATGCTGCAACAGCCGAAGACATTCGGCGAGATGGACGTGATGGACGACGAAAACGCGTGGACCTACTGGTCGCGGTCGGACGCGCACGCGATGGTGATGAATCTCGGTGGTAACGCGAAGGCGCGTGCCGCGCTATGCCGGGTCATCGAGCGCTGGATCGCACATCTGCTCGGCGTCGCCGTCAACGTCGAAACCACGGCGTCGATCGAGGATCGCGACTGGCGCTGGTTTATCGGCCTCGACAGCGAAGCGACGCGGATCGGCAATGCGCTTTGGCGCGGCGAGCGGATGGATGGCGGCGTTGCCGAACGCATCGTGGCGTTGATGCGCCTGAGCTTCGAAGATGCGAGGCTGGTGGATGAGCGGGTTGGCGCCAAGCCGGTCTACCTCATCCTTGCCATGGGCGCGGACAAGGTGGTCAGACTGAAGCCGCAAAATCTGATCGCGGGTCTTCCACTGGCGGCTGCGACCGCCACATGA
- a CDS encoding formate dehydrogenase subunit alpha, whose product MLMKRKDGSAGRARLQGIAAGLASGVLDRRTFLRRSGLAAGAGAAIGLMPLGSVRKAQAGPKIVGAPTEIKKNICTHCSVGCTVIAEVQNGVWVGQEPAWDSPINRGSHCAKGASVRELVHGDRRLKYPMKLVNGEWQKIAWDQAINEIGDKMLEIRAKSGADSVYLLGSAKFSNEGGYLFRKFAAFWGTNSIDHQARICHSTTVAGVANTWGYGAMTNSYNDIRNSKTIVFMGSNAAEAHPVSLQHILTGKETNRANVFVLDPRFTRTAAHATEYVRFRSGTDIAVIWGMLHHIFNNGWEDKEFIKQRVYGMDQIRAEVAKWTPEEVERVTGIPGEQVKKVAETFAKQKPATFIWCMGGTQHTVGTANVRAYCNLLLATGNVGTFGGGANIFRGHCNVQGATDIGLDITTLPLYYGLVEGAWKHWARVWEVEYDYLQARFDEVPAKSGRPARTRKQNMELPGIPWTRWFDATLANPDDVDQRDVVKGVVIMGHGGNTIPRMTEMVKGLEKLELLVVADPHPTTFAAISDRKNGTYLLPACTQFETSGSRTASNRSIQWGEQVVKPIFESKDDYEIIYRLSSKLGFADRMFKNIKVENNRPVPEDVLREINRGGFSTGYSGQSPERLKVHMNNQGKFDLVTLRAKADEPEIGGDYYGLPWPCWGTPQIKHPGTHTLYNTNLHAKDGGGTFRARFGVVYEEKQPDGSVKNVNLLAEGSYSKGSELTDGYPEFTYGVLKKLGWDKELTEAELATIQKIGGNNPDTVGWAVDLSGGIIRVTLEHGVMAYGNGKARAVAWNLPDPVPVHREPIYTARPDLVAKYPTRPDGRQFRMANLGFSVQKAAVDKGLAKQFPIILTSGRLVEYEGGGEETRSNKWLAELQQDMFVEVNTSDAAERGIKDGGWVWVLGPEGGSKARVKALVTDRVGKGVAFMPFHFSGWFQGVDQRSKYPKGADPIVLGESVNTITSYGYDPVTGMHEGKVTLCQIQAA is encoded by the coding sequence ATGTTGATGAAGCGAAAAGACGGATCCGCGGGCAGGGCGCGTTTGCAGGGCATCGCCGCCGGCCTCGCGTCTGGCGTTCTCGACCGCCGCACGTTCTTGCGACGTTCCGGCCTCGCCGCGGGGGCGGGCGCCGCGATCGGACTGATGCCGCTCGGATCGGTGCGCAAGGCGCAGGCCGGGCCGAAGATCGTCGGAGCGCCGACGGAAATCAAAAAGAACATCTGCACGCATTGCTCGGTCGGCTGCACCGTGATTGCCGAAGTGCAGAACGGCGTCTGGGTCGGCCAGGAGCCGGCATGGGACAGCCCGATCAACCGCGGTTCGCATTGCGCCAAGGGCGCTTCGGTCCGCGAACTCGTTCACGGTGATCGCCGGCTGAAGTACCCGATGAAACTCGTCAACGGCGAGTGGCAGAAGATCGCGTGGGACCAGGCCATCAACGAGATCGGCGACAAGATGCTCGAGATCCGCGCCAAGTCCGGCGCCGACTCGGTCTACCTGCTGGGCTCTGCGAAATTCTCCAACGAAGGCGGCTATCTGTTCCGCAAATTCGCGGCGTTCTGGGGCACCAACTCGATCGACCATCAGGCCCGCATCTGCCACTCCACCACCGTCGCCGGCGTCGCCAATACCTGGGGCTACGGCGCGATGACCAATTCCTACAACGACATCCGGAATTCGAAGACCATCGTCTTCATGGGCTCGAATGCCGCCGAAGCGCATCCTGTTTCACTGCAGCACATTTTGACCGGCAAGGAGACCAACCGCGCCAACGTGTTCGTGCTCGACCCGCGCTTCACCCGTACCGCGGCCCATGCCACCGAATACGTCCGGTTCCGCAGCGGTACCGACATCGCGGTGATCTGGGGCATGCTGCACCACATCTTCAACAATGGCTGGGAAGACAAGGAATTCATCAAGCAGCGCGTCTACGGCATGGACCAGATCCGCGCCGAAGTCGCGAAGTGGACGCCCGAAGAAGTCGAGCGCGTCACCGGGATTCCCGGCGAACAGGTCAAGAAGGTCGCTGAAACCTTCGCCAAGCAAAAGCCCGCGACCTTCATCTGGTGCATGGGCGGCACCCAGCACACCGTCGGCACCGCCAACGTCCGTGCGTATTGCAATCTGCTGCTGGCGACCGGCAATGTCGGCACATTCGGCGGCGGCGCCAACATCTTCCGCGGCCACTGCAACGTGCAGGGCGCGACCGATATCGGCCTCGATATCACGACGCTGCCGCTCTATTACGGCCTGGTCGAAGGCGCCTGGAAGCACTGGGCGCGCGTCTGGGAAGTCGAGTACGACTACTTGCAGGCGCGCTTCGACGAGGTGCCGGCGAAGTCGGGCCGTCCGGCGCGCACCCGCAAGCAGAACATGGAACTGCCGGGTATCCCGTGGACCCGCTGGTTCGACGCCACGCTGGCCAACCCTGACGATGTCGATCAGCGCGACGTCGTGAAGGGCGTGGTCATCATGGGCCACGGCGGCAACACCATCCCGCGCATGACGGAAATGGTGAAGGGCCTCGAAAAGCTCGAATTGCTGGTGGTTGCCGATCCGCATCCAACGACGTTTGCTGCGATTTCGGACCGCAAGAACGGCACGTACCTGTTGCCGGCTTGTACCCAGTTCGAGACTTCGGGCTCGCGCACGGCTTCCAACCGTTCGATCCAGTGGGGCGAACAGGTCGTCAAGCCGATCTTCGAATCGAAGGACGATTACGAGATCATCTACCGGCTTTCGTCGAAGCTCGGCTTTGCCGACCGGATGTTCAAGAACATCAAGGTGGAGAACAACCGTCCGGTACCTGAGGACGTGCTGCGGGAAATCAACCGCGGCGGCTTCTCGACCGGCTATTCCGGCCAGTCGCCGGAGCGGCTGAAGGTGCACATGAACAACCAGGGCAAGTTCGACCTGGTGACGCTGCGCGCCAAGGCCGACGAACCCGAGATCGGCGGTGACTATTACGGCCTGCCGTGGCCGTGCTGGGGCACCCCGCAGATCAAGCATCCGGGCACGCATACGCTCTACAACACAAACCTGCACGCCAAGGACGGCGGCGGCACGTTCCGCGCCCGTTTCGGCGTGGTGTACGAGGAGAAGCAGCCGGACGGCTCGGTGAAGAACGTCAACCTGTTGGCCGAAGGTTCCTACAGCAAGGGCTCCGAACTGACCGACGGCTATCCCGAGTTCACCTACGGTGTGCTCAAGAAACTCGGCTGGGACAAGGAACTTACCGAGGCCGAACTGGCGACGATCCAGAAGATCGGCGGCAACAATCCCGATACCGTCGGCTGGGCGGTCGATCTGTCGGGCGGCATCATCCGCGTCACGCTCGAACATGGCGTGATGGCGTATGGCAACGGCAAGGCGCGCGCGGTGGCGTGGAATCTGCCAGATCCAGTGCCGGTCCATCGCGAGCCGATCTACACGGCGCGGCCCGATCTTGTCGCGAAATACCCGACGCGCCCGGACGGGCGTCAGTTTCGCATGGCCAATCTCGGCTTCTCGGTCCAGAAGGCCGCGGTGGACAAGGGACTTGCCAAGCAATTCCCGATCATCCTCACCTCAGGACGTCTGGTCGAATACGAAGGTGGCGGCGAAGAAACCCGGTCGAACAAGTGGCTTGCCGAGTTGCAGCAGGACATGTTCGTCGAGGTCAACACCTCGGACGCCGCCGAACGCGGCATCAAGGATGGCGGCTGGGTCTGGGTGCTGGGACCGGAAGGCGGCTCGAAGGCCCGCGTCAAGGCGCTGGTAACCGACCGTGTCGGCAAGGGCGTGGCGTTCATGCCGTTCCACTTCTCCGGCTGGTTCCAGGGTGTCGACCAGCGCAGTAAATATCCGAAGGGGGCCGATCCCATCGTGCTCGGCGAAAGCGTCAACACCATCACTTCGTACGGCTACGACCCGGTGACCGGCATGCACGAGGGCAAAGTGACCCTGTGCCAGATCCAAGCGGCGTGA
- a CDS encoding c-type cytochrome, which produces MAAIGSFARVMLSAFAIVAALSVALAAGTTEAVAQLRGHGGPVRALAIAADGQTAISGSFDSTAIRWSLARNAAEQVLRFHADAVNAVALLSPGRAATAGADGRIAIWTLGKTEPDAVLEGHTAPIAALAVSPDGATLASASWDHTVRLWPLAGGAPRVLDGHTQNVNGVAFTADGRAVISVSYDLSVRIWPLSGAQAPAVVPMPTPLNAVATGADGEIAVGGADGKVYFLTAGGAPAGEVAAGPRPVISIAISPDGALLAAAGIGGTVAVIDRKARTLARTLVGPGLPVWSVAFMPDSRTLLTGGADSIIRRWNAATGEPVDPILLETAGDPLAAYAGDRGAEIFRACVACHTLGADQANRAGPTLSGIFGRRIATASGYDFSDALKRLDIVWTPETVSKLFEVGPQAYTPGTKMPEQRIGSEQDRAALVQFLQRATKK; this is translated from the coding sequence ATGGCCGCAATCGGCTCATTCGCCAGGGTTATGCTATCGGCGTTTGCGATTGTTGCCGCCTTGTCGGTCGCGCTGGCTGCGGGCACCACGGAGGCCGTCGCGCAACTGCGCGGGCACGGCGGGCCGGTGCGGGCGCTGGCGATAGCGGCCGACGGGCAGACCGCGATCTCCGGCAGTTTTGATTCGACGGCGATCCGCTGGTCGCTGGCGCGCAATGCCGCCGAGCAGGTGCTTCGCTTCCACGCCGACGCCGTCAACGCCGTCGCACTGCTGAGCCCGGGGCGTGCCGCGACCGCCGGCGCGGATGGCCGCATTGCGATCTGGACTCTCGGCAAGACGGAGCCCGATGCGGTGCTCGAAGGCCACACCGCGCCGATCGCCGCGCTGGCGGTATCGCCTGATGGCGCAACGCTCGCGTCGGCCTCATGGGATCACACGGTCAGGCTTTGGCCGCTGGCCGGCGGCGCGCCGCGCGTGCTCGACGGGCACACCCAGAACGTCAACGGCGTCGCGTTCACCGCCGATGGCCGCGCCGTGATCAGCGTCAGTTACGATCTCAGCGTTCGCATCTGGCCACTGTCCGGCGCGCAAGCGCCGGCCGTCGTTCCGATGCCGACCCCGCTGAATGCCGTGGCCACAGGCGCGGACGGTGAAATTGCGGTCGGCGGCGCGGACGGCAAGGTCTATTTCCTGACCGCAGGCGGCGCGCCGGCCGGCGAGGTTGCCGCAGGGCCAAGGCCGGTGATCTCGATTGCGATTTCGCCGGACGGCGCGCTGCTCGCCGCCGCAGGCATCGGCGGCACGGTTGCGGTGATCGACCGCAAGGCGCGCACGCTCGCGCGCACGCTGGTCGGTCCCGGCCTGCCGGTCTGGTCGGTGGCCTTCATGCCGGATAGCCGCACGCTGCTCACGGGCGGCGCTGACAGCATCATCCGGCGCTGGAATGCAGCGACCGGCGAACCGGTCGATCCGATTTTGCTGGAGACGGCAGGCGATCCGCTCGCCGCCTATGCCGGCGATCGCGGCGCGGAGATCTTTCGCGCCTGTGTCGCCTGCCACACGCTGGGCGCTGATCAGGCCAACCGCGCCGGACCCACGCTCTCCGGAATCTTCGGCCGGCGTATCGCCACCGCATCCGGTTACGATTTCTCCGACGCGCTCAAGCGTCTCGACATCGTCTGGACGCCCGAGACGGTCTCAAAACTGTTCGAGGTCGGGCCGCAGGCCTATACGCCCGGCACCAAGATGCCGGAGCAGCGTATCGGTTCCGAACAGGACCGCGCTGCGCTCGTGCAGTTTTTGCAGCGCGCAACGAAGAAATAG
- a CDS encoding biotin/lipoate--protein ligase family protein — MIARPADTEQVLDLPPGYTLVALRELGDAFAHACEIAAEAGAGTLVWVRRYDLVEFAVVLEPDEPLRSARRALFAGMNALADAIAAHCPPEREVLFDWPDAVRFDTGLLGGGRLGWPAECTEDGIPEWLVFGVILRAADMAHVPEVQAASGVSLLGEGFEMVDTDAIIESFARHLMAAFDRWKERGFEAVARDYLERLPKHKAGEIRGIDVNGDLLVSLPAGREAPARSSLVDALRRATWYDAQARGPKLG, encoded by the coding sequence GTGATCGCTCGTCCAGCGGATACGGAACAGGTGCTCGATCTGCCCCCCGGTTATACTTTGGTCGCGTTGCGCGAGCTCGGCGATGCCTTTGCGCATGCCTGCGAGATCGCGGCGGAGGCGGGCGCAGGAACATTGGTGTGGGTGCGCCGCTACGATTTGGTCGAGTTTGCGGTGGTGCTCGAACCTGACGAACCGCTGCGCTCGGCGCGCCGGGCGTTGTTTGCCGGCATGAACGCGCTGGCCGACGCAATTGCCGCCCATTGTCCGCCAGAGCGGGAGGTTTTGTTCGACTGGCCGGATGCGGTCCGTTTCGACACCGGATTGCTCGGTGGCGGACGGTTGGGCTGGCCGGCCGAATGCACCGAAGACGGCATACCCGAATGGCTGGTTTTCGGCGTGATCCTGCGTGCTGCCGACATGGCGCATGTTCCGGAGGTGCAGGCGGCTTCCGGGGTGTCGTTGCTGGGTGAAGGTTTCGAGATGGTCGATACCGATGCCATCATCGAGAGTTTTGCCCGCCATCTGATGGCCGCATTTGACCGCTGGAAGGAGCGCGGTTTCGAGGCGGTCGCGCGGGATTATCTGGAGCGGCTTCCCAAGCACAAGGCCGGCGAGATCAGAGGCATCGACGTCAACGGCGACCTCCTGGTCAGCCTGCCGGCCGGTCGCGAAGCGCCGGCGCGAAGCAGTCTTGTGGATGCGCTTCGACGCGCCACTTGGTATGATGCGCAGGCGCGCGGTCCGAAACTCGGATGA
- a CDS encoding DUF6505 family protein, translated as MLKFPRTIRLDPSDTFVFARAAEPGEWAVSGAFVFWNRDPAALEQKQRVALRSGFLGIDSLGWSTLAIVTEATEAERETMIERLARQLMEKFGAPDANAGRLAAEEEIAFAGSLCHHPLQTILAVQRSVENGEIHERFRTLKPRSDAVDADRLHTHASAFTFHEVEGDVEPAEEVDLRGLIRTGASTTDRT; from the coding sequence ATGCTGAAGTTTCCGCGAACCATCAGGCTCGATCCGTCGGATACGTTCGTGTTCGCGCGGGCAGCCGAACCCGGCGAATGGGCGGTTTCCGGTGCCTTTGTGTTCTGGAACCGCGATCCGGCCGCGCTCGAACAGAAGCAGCGCGTGGCGCTGCGTTCGGGCTTTCTCGGCATCGATAGCCTCGGGTGGTCGACGCTTGCCATCGTCACCGAAGCGACGGAAGCGGAGCGGGAGACGATGATCGAACGGTTGGCCAGGCAATTGATGGAGAAGTTCGGCGCGCCCGATGCAAATGCGGGGCGGCTTGCGGCCGAGGAGGAGATCGCTTTCGCAGGCTCGCTGTGTCATCATCCGCTGCAGACGATCCTCGCTGTACAGCGCAGTGTCGAAAACGGTGAAATCCACGAACGCTTTCGTACGCTTAAACCTCGCTCCGATGCGGTAGATGCCGACCGGTTGCACACCCATGCCAGCGCCTTTACCTTCCATGAAGTGGAAGGCGATGTTGAACCTGCCGAAGAGGTCGATCTTCGCGGGCTGATCAGGACCGGCGCCAGCACGACGGATCGCACATGA
- the fdh3B gene encoding formate dehydrogenase FDH3 subunit beta, translating to MARVKFLCDADRCIECNACVTACKNEHEVPWGINRRRVVTINDGKPGERSVSMACMHCTDAPCAAVCPVSCFYTTADGVVLHSKDLCIGCGYCFYACPFGAPQYPKVGNFGSRGKMDKCTYCAGGPEADSTPAEYAKYGANRLAEGKLPICAEMCSTKSLLAGDGAIIAEIYKERVMKRGYGSGMWGWKTAYADSPTG from the coding sequence ATGGCTCGCGTCAAATTTCTGTGTGATGCCGACCGGTGCATCGAGTGCAATGCCTGCGTGACGGCCTGCAAGAACGAACATGAAGTGCCGTGGGGCATCAACCGGCGCCGCGTCGTCACCATTAACGACGGCAAGCCCGGCGAACGCTCGGTCTCCATGGCCTGCATGCACTGCACGGATGCGCCGTGCGCCGCGGTCTGTCCGGTGTCGTGCTTCTACACCACGGCCGACGGCGTGGTGCTGCACTCCAAGGACCTCTGCATCGGTTGCGGCTATTGCTTCTACGCCTGTCCGTTCGGCGCGCCGCAATATCCGAAGGTCGGCAATTTCGGATCGCGCGGCAAGATGGACAAGTGCACCTATTGCGCGGGCGGCCCGGAAGCCGATTCGACGCCGGCCGAATACGCCAAATACGGCGCCAATCGCCTCGCCGAAGGCAAACTGCCGATCTGCGCCGAGATGTGCTCGACCAAATCGCTGCTCGCGGGTGACGGCGCGATCATCGCCGAGATCTACAAGGAGCGGGTGATGAAGCGCGGTTACGGCTCCGGCATGTGGGGCTGGAAGACGGCTTACGCCGATTCACCGACCGGCTGA
- a CDS encoding formate dehydrogenase subunit gamma: protein MPSSSSILNLAGFKALLAAFALLVVVAQPATAQLSFKPTAEAVQEDKLLNALKEGDKITGRISIPDRNAANLIQPAGRDWRDFHRSKLPWIGGIAILGMLAVLAIFLMMRGRIRVHQGLSGRTILRFASFERFTHWLTASCFIILALSGLNVSFGRTLILPLFGADAFSAMSAWAKLAHNYLAFPFMLGLVVMFLIWIKDNIPAKVDLEWIKQGGGILANGKHPPARRFNAGQKGIFWIVIIGGALMSVSGWFLLFPYLPDNVTELQFWTIIHAVIAMLFIAAMLAHIYIGSIGMEGAFDAMGTGEVDLNWAKEHHALWVEEQHKKSGAPSDRTPHAVPAE from the coding sequence ATGCCAAGCTCATCTTCAATTCTCAATCTCGCCGGTTTCAAGGCGCTGCTCGCCGCATTCGCGCTGCTGGTGGTGGTCGCACAACCTGCCACGGCCCAGCTATCCTTCAAGCCGACCGCCGAGGCGGTGCAGGAGGACAAGCTCCTGAATGCGCTGAAGGAGGGCGACAAGATCACCGGCCGCATTTCGATCCCTGACCGGAACGCCGCCAACCTGATCCAGCCTGCCGGGCGCGACTGGCGCGACTTCCATCGCAGCAAGCTGCCGTGGATCGGCGGCATTGCCATTCTCGGCATGCTGGCCGTGCTGGCGATCTTCCTGATGATGCGCGGCCGGATTCGCGTGCACCAGGGCCTTTCGGGGCGGACGATCCTGCGCTTTGCCAGTTTTGAACGCTTCACCCACTGGCTGACGGCGAGCTGCTTCATCATCCTTGCGCTGTCGGGCCTGAATGTCAGCTTCGGCCGCACGCTGATCCTGCCGTTGTTCGGCGCGGACGCCTTTTCGGCCATGTCGGCCTGGGCCAAGCTCGCGCACAACTATCTGGCGTTCCCGTTCATGCTGGGCCTCGTCGTTATGTTCCTGATCTGGATCAAGGACAACATTCCGGCCAAGGTCGATCTGGAGTGGATCAAGCAGGGCGGCGGCATTCTCGCCAACGGCAAGCATCCGCCAGCGCGGCGCTTCAACGCCGGCCAGAAGGGCATTTTCTGGATCGTGATCATCGGCGGCGCGCTGATGTCGGTGTCCGGCTGGTTCCTGCTGTTTCCCTATCTGCCCGATAACGTCACGGAGCTGCAGTTCTGGACCATCATCCACGCCGTGATCGCGATGCTGTTCATCGCCGCGATGCTGGCGCACATCTATATCGGCTCGATCGGCATGGAGGGCGCGTTCGATGCGATGGGGACCGGCGAGGTCGATCTCAACTGGGCCAAGGAGCATCACGCGCTCTGGGTCGAGGAACAGCACAAGAAGTCTGGCGCGCCGTCCGACCGTACGCCGCACGCCGTGCCGGCCGAGTGA
- a CDS encoding DUF971 domain-containing protein, with protein sequence MTLAWPVEIRLPKDRRSLHVAFDDGRTFDLSAELLRVTSPSAEVQGHSEAERKTVGGKRNVTILSVDPVGNYAVRLGFDDMHSTGIYSWAFLRDLGENAEPRLQAYLDDLQAKGLDRDRPGVR encoded by the coding sequence GTGACGCTGGCGTGGCCGGTCGAAATCCGCCTGCCGAAGGACCGCCGTTCGCTGCACGTTGCCTTTGACGACGGCCGCACTTTTGACTTGTCCGCCGAACTGCTCCGGGTGACAAGCCCGTCGGCCGAGGTGCAGGGGCATTCCGAAGCCGAGCGCAAGACGGTCGGCGGCAAACGCAATGTGACCATTCTTTCCGTCGATCCTGTCGGCAACTACGCCGTCAGACTGGGATTCGACGACATGCATTCGACCGGCATCTATTCATGGGCGTTCCTGCGCGACCTCGGCGAGAACGCCGAGCCACGCTTGCAGGCTTACCTGGACGACCTCCAGGCCAAGGGGCTCGATCGCGACAGGCCGGGCGTGCGCTGA
- a CDS encoding DUF3306 domain-containing protein → MSGPDDSDRSFLARWSQRKQEAKQPEPKPDAQAVENAESSGSPEPEGQDVAPQFDLSTLPKLEELTGSTDITAFLRNGVPEHLRNAALRKSWALDPAIRNYVSPALEYAYDWNAPGGVPGGGELDAGVDVARLVSQIMGKPAAETINSDSNSLEDVAVSRSGPSASDLSEESIGRVNETDAPENKAISTADDDNGESMSPEQSPQMGTVAPQQSLRRHGTAKPIVRQKFLRT, encoded by the coding sequence ATGAGTGGCCCTGACGATTCCGATCGCAGCTTTCTGGCGCGCTGGTCGCAGCGCAAGCAGGAGGCAAAGCAGCCGGAGCCAAAGCCGGACGCGCAAGCGGTCGAAAATGCCGAATCATCGGGCTCACCCGAACCGGAAGGGCAGGATGTCGCGCCGCAATTCGATCTATCGACCTTGCCGAAGCTCGAAGAGCTGACCGGAAGCACCGACATCACGGCATTTCTGCGCAACGGGGTGCCCGAACATTTGCGAAATGCAGCCTTGCGAAAATCATGGGCGCTGGACCCCGCGATTCGCAATTACGTCAGCCCAGCGCTCGAATACGCTTATGACTGGAATGCGCCAGGCGGGGTTCCCGGTGGCGGTGAACTTGATGCGGGCGTCGATGTGGCCCGGCTGGTGTCGCAGATCATGGGTAAACCTGCGGCCGAAACGATCAATTCTGACTCGAATTCTTTGGAAGACGTCGCGGTTTCTCGCTCCGGACCATCTGCATCCGATCTGTCGGAAGAGTCTATCGGGCGCGTGAATGAGACGGATGCGCCGGAAAATAAAGCCATTTCAACGGCCGATGACGATAACGGCGAATCAATGTCGCCCGAACAATCTCCGCAGATGGGAACTGTTGCGCCGCAACAATCGCTGCGACGTCATGGCACCGCAAAACCGATCGTTAGACAAAAGTTTCTGCGGACATAG
- a CDS encoding DUF3305 domain-containing protein, whose amino-acid sequence MTEASREVGVVVRRRSVDNPWIDELWSPALILDEVPATAPWTVLSTEADTTTYYAGAASIELFSAETANYRDNLADGAPRIWVALRRQEGGAELELTKVTADPTEGEAMFESGCDVIGTVPMPPEIASWVAAYVDRFHVERVFHKRKRDRATGERPRVPDGRSDEGTGRR is encoded by the coding sequence ATGACAGAGGCATCCCGCGAGGTCGGCGTGGTGGTGCGGCGTCGTTCGGTCGACAATCCCTGGATCGACGAATTGTGGTCGCCGGCGCTGATCCTGGATGAGGTCCCCGCCACCGCGCCCTGGACCGTGTTGTCCACCGAGGCCGATACCACGACCTATTATGCCGGCGCAGCCAGCATCGAGCTGTTCAGCGCGGAAACGGCGAATTATCGCGATAACCTCGCCGATGGCGCGCCGCGCATCTGGGTAGCGCTGCGGCGCCAGGAAGGCGGCGCCGAACTCGAGCTGACGAAAGTGACTGCCGACCCGACCGAAGGAGAGGCGATGTTCGAAAGCGGCTGCGACGTGATCGGCACCGTGCCGATGCCGCCCGAGATCGCATCATGGGTCGCTGCCTATGTCGACCGGTTCCATGTCGAGCGCGTGTTCCACAAGCGCAAGCGGGATCGCGCGACGGGCGAGCGGCCGCGCGTGCCGGACGGGCGGTCGGACGAAGGGACGGGACGCCGATGA
- a CDS encoding molecular chaperone TorD family protein, translating into MRDAGLELAIKTAGGVGSLARKLGIAQPSVSAWSRIPAERVLAVEALTQVGRFVLRPDLYGTPEDQVKSHIEVDEIDQLRAAEYGLLSLLLGKAPDADTLRRVATLKGDASDLGMAHIELAAAAAATDDRAVSKEFFDLFIGLGRGELLPYASYYLTGFLHERPLARVRADLDALGIERAGTSREPEDHIAILLEVMAGLARNDFEAEFAEQMRFFERHLKPWASRMFADLEMSPTARFYRTVGRAGRVFMELESEAFTLSE; encoded by the coding sequence ATGCGTGATGCCGGGCTGGAACTAGCTATCAAGACAGCGGGTGGCGTGGGGTCGCTGGCGCGTAAACTGGGCATTGCGCAGCCGTCGGTTTCGGCGTGGTCGCGCATTCCGGCGGAGCGCGTTCTTGCCGTCGAGGCTCTGACGCAGGTCGGGCGCTTCGTGCTGCGTCCCGATCTATACGGAACACCCGAGGATCAGGTGAAATCGCACATCGAGGTCGATGAGATCGATCAATTGCGCGCAGCGGAATACGGCCTGCTGTCGTTACTGCTGGGCAAGGCGCCTGACGCCGACACGCTCCGGCGTGTGGCGACGCTGAAGGGCGACGCGTCCGATCTCGGTATGGCGCATATCGAACTCGCTGCAGCAGCTGCGGCGACTGACGATCGCGCCGTCAGCAAGGAATTCTTCGACCTCTTTATCGGCCTCGGTCGCGGCGAACTGCTTCCCTACGCCTCCTACTATCTGACCGGCTTCCTGCACGAGCGACCGCTGGCGCGGGTGCGCGCAGACCTGGATGCGCTCGGAATCGAGCGCGCCGGCACCTCGCGGGAGCCGGAAGATCACATCGCGATCCTGCTTGAGGTGATGGCGGGTCTCGCGCGCAACGACTTCGAAGCCGAGTTCGCCGAACAGATGCGTTTTTTCGAGCGGCATCTCAAGCCGTGGGCGTCACGGATGTTCGCCGATCTCGAAATGTCGCCGACAGCGCGCTTCTACCGCACCGTCGGTCGCGCCGGTCGCGTCTTTATGGAACTGGAATCCGAGGCCTTTACGCTGTCCGAGTGA